The genome window ATCGAGGCTATTTCCCGCCAATTTCATTTTGAATTCGGCTATGACGAGATAAAGACGCCGATCATCCTGACGCGGGAATTATGGGTGCGCTCCGGCCATTGGGATCATTATCGGGACAATATGTATTTTACAAACATAGACGAAGAACCTTACGCTATTAAACCAATGAACTGCCCCGGCTGTATATTGGTGTACCGCTCGCGGCATCACAGTTACCGTGATTTGCCTGTCCGCATGTTTGAGTTGGGACAAGTGCACAGGCACGAATTGTCCGGCGCGCTGCACGGACTTATGCGGGTGCGTTCCTTCACGCAAGACGATGCGCATATTTTCATGATGCCAAGCCAGATCAAAGACGAAATCAAAAACGTCATAAAACTTTTTGACCGGCTTTATGGCGTGTATGGCCTGAAATACAGCGTGGAACTTAGCACTAAACCGAAAAAAGCCATGGGCGACGACGCCGTGTGGGAATTGGCCACTCAGGCTTTGCGCGCCGCTATGGAAGATTATGGCTTGAATTACAAAGTAAATCCTGGCGATGGCGCTTTTTACGGTCCCAAGATTGATTTTCATTTGCGAGATTCGCTGGAACGTACCTGGCAATGCGGCACCATCCAGCTTGATATGCAGATGCCGGAAAAATTCGATTTGACCTATACGGGCGAGGACGGGCAAAAGCATCGCCCGATAATGATCCATCGCGCGCTTTACGGTAGCATAGAACGGTTTATAGGCATACTTATTGAGCATTATGCCGGTTCTTTTCCCGTATGGCTCGCGCCCAAGCAAGTACGCGTATTGCCGATTACCGAACGCAATGTTGCGTACGCGGAAAAATTGCGCCAACGATTGGCCGCCGAAAGCATCCGCGTTTATCTTGATGAGCGCAATGAGAAAATCGGCTATAAAATACGGGACGCGCAGATGCAAAAAGTGCCTTACATGCTGATTGTCGGCGACAAAGAGGAAGAAAACGGCACAGTTTCGGTAAGGGAGCGCAAAAAGGGCGATATTGGGCAGCAAAACATTGAAGAGTTTATCACCGAGATAAAAAAGCAAATAGCCGAGAGAACGTAAAAAGTTGGTTGCGGATGCTATCCATATCCGCAAGGCGGCAAAAGTCCGAAAAAAGCGCAAATCCCCGCAAAGCCTTTTTACGAGGCTTGCGGGGATTTGCGCTTTTTTGTGCTTCCTTTACTGGAAAACGTGTTCCGCTACGTCGCTTACTTTAAAATCCTGCGGTATTACTTTGTTGCGCCGAAGCTCTTCCAGCCACGGTTCCACGTCTTTGTCGTCAAATTCTACCCGTCCGCCATAATAATGGGTGGCGCTGACCGGTACTTTTATCCATTCTTCGGTAAGTTTCCGCGCTTCTTCGGGGTGTTCGTTGGCGTATTTTTGCGCTTTGGTCATGGCGCGGCCAAACCGCTTGATAACATCGCGGTTTTTATTGATGAATTCCGTGTTGAAATAATAAAAACCCATGCCGCCCGCCGTTCCTAATTTCGCGTCCAGACTGTCGGCGATCTTTACCATGCCCGCTTGCTCCATTGATTTGTAATAAGGGGGATGCACCGCGCCGACGGTAATCAGGCCTTGCTTTAGCGCCTGTACCGTTTGTACGTCCGGCATAGTAACGAACTCTATTTTGTCGCGCGGCACGCCGTTAGCGTCGGCAATTTTGTTGGTCAGAAAGTCTGTGCAAGTGTTGCGGGTAGAAGTAACGAACTTCAATTTCCCATCAAGTTTGAGCAAATCTTTGAAATTTTTAATGTCCGGGTGTTCTTTGGGGTTTACGTACCAATTCATGTGGCGCAATTTGGGATCAAGTTCCGGCGCGGGGTCGATGCCCAGCGGATAAGTGCCCTTGATTTTGGCGCCGCCGGCGATGGCGACCGCTATCCCGTTAGGATGCGACGTCCCCACGTCGTTGTCGCCGTTTAATACCGATGGTATGCGCTGGTTGGTCTGTGTGTCGCCGGTATAAACAATGCGCAGCCCTTCTTCTTTCAGAAAACCTTTTTTGTCGGCGATTACCCAAGGGGTAGCCTCGCAGTTAGTACGCGACCAAGTCTTTATGGGGAACAATTTCTCGTCAACTGCCGCGCCTTTTTCCCCTTCGCTGCCGCTTATCGGTTTGGCCGCGAAATTGGCGCCGTAGATAATGCCGCCGGCCACTATAACGCCTAAAACGCCTACAAAAATTTTTCCTTTGCCAATAGCCATGTCTTAACGCCCCTTTGCTTTAAATTTAATTTGCCCGGTATTTACTGATAATCTTCCAGCACCAAGGTGTATATATCTTCCACCAGCCGCAAGGCGCCGCTGTAGCCTACATAGGAACGGTCAAGCACCATGCGGTTGCTTACGGGGGTGGATACTGAAAGCTGATAAGCGTTTATTTCCTGCGCCAGCACACGATCCCAGGCACTGCCTAACAGAAGGGGGCGCGCCCGAAAAGATTTTCGGCGTATGTCCTCATGTATCTCGCCGCCGTCGCTTAAAAATTTTACCTCTGCTTTTATGCCGCCGGCAAAATTTTTAAATTCGTCGGCCAGCGCCTGTTGATATTTTGGCGGCGCGCCATCGGTTATATATTGCGTTTCCGGCAAGAGGCCCATGTCCTCGATCAAAAACCTGGCCAGGCCCAGCGCATAGAAACTGTCGGCCACCGTCAGGAAGCGCCGCGGCATCAGCCGGGTTTCCAGCAGAGAATCGGAGGCGCGGTCAATAAAATAAAAATATTGCGCTTCCAAGTTTTTGATAACTTTATCGGCCCGTTTAGCTTCAATGCCGGCGTATTCGGCGACCGCGCGCAAAAATCTGCCGGTTTCCGAGGGACCTATGGGCAGGGACGGATAATGAAGATAAGGAGTGCCAAATTTATCTTCTAAGCGTTTTACGTTGGACAGGCCGACCCAAGGCGATATCAGGAGATTGAACTGCGCCGCCGGCGCTTTGCGCAAAGCCGCGATGCCGCGCTTTGGGCCGGGGCCGAAGATGATATTGGGCGTAAGCCCCAAAAGAGACAGCAACTTCTCTATCTCGTTGTAGGTGCCCATCCAGAAAGGATCCTGATAAGGGACGACCGACCAGACGTTTACCAACCCCGGCTCTGTATGTCCGGCCGGTTTCAGGTACTGTTCGATCAAGGCGTCCAATACCAGTTCGTGCCCGAAAAAGTTAGTGCCTTTAAATCCGCCTGTCTCCACCGCCACCAGCGGGTAGCCGTCTTTTTGAAAACGGCGCGCTATTTCCAAGGCGTCATCGCCGATGATATCCGAGGTGCAGGCGGTCAGGATGACGAACAGATCGGCGTCCATGACTTTGAGCGCGTTGCCGACGACTTCCCGCAGCTTGTTTTCCCCGCCGAAAACCACTTCTTTTTCGCCGATGTTGGAGCAGGGGATAGAATGGCCGCCCGTATAACCGGAGCCTTGACAACCGTTGGACAAACCAAGCGTTCTGGCCAGCTTCTGGCCGCAGCCCCCGCCCGCGTGCAATATGGGCACGGCGCGCTCAATGGCCAGTACCGAATGGTAACTGCCCAAGGCGCAGACATAGCGTATTTGTTCTATAAACTCCGACATTTCGCCAAATTACTCCCTTCCGGTTTCCCGCAAAAATCTGAAAGCATCCTGCTCCATCCACCAATCGGTATAGGGCATACGGGTATGTTCGGACAGTTGCCGGATAAAATTGCGGTTGGTCATAATATCCAATATTCTTTGCCCAAAATCCAAAAAACCTTGATAACCGTAAGCCGAAAACTCATCGTTGACCATTATGGCCGGTATGCCCAGTTTGGTCGCCCAGACCGTCATGCCCGGATGTCGGCCGATATAAAGGTCGGGCTTCAGGCGGTTCAAAAGATTTACGATCTCATAAACCTGCTGATCCACAACGCTGAAAGGAAGCTCCTCTTTTCCGGATTCCGCCAGATGTTGGACCGCCGGGGGGATTTTGCCGTTGTCATAAATCGGGTCATAATGCCAAGACGCGCCCCAGACGACTTCTATGGAAAATTCTTCCAACAGCCTTATATAATTATGCGCGTAATTTGGCCCCATGCCGACAACGGCCCGCGTCCCTTTAAGCGATTGCCGGAGGGCGGCCAGTTCATCGGCTATTTTGGCGTGTTCTTCCCTGATGTAATCTTCGGCTATTTTTTCTTTGCCCAGCAAACTGCCTATGGCCCTTAGCCAA of Acidaminococcales bacterium contains these proteins:
- the thrS gene encoding threonine--tRNA ligase produces the protein IEAISRQFHFEFGYDEIKTPIILTRELWVRSGHWDHYRDNMYFTNIDEEPYAIKPMNCPGCILVYRSRHHSYRDLPVRMFELGQVHRHELSGALHGLMRVRSFTQDDAHIFMMPSQIKDEIKNVIKLFDRLYGVYGLKYSVELSTKPKKAMGDDAVWELATQALRAAMEDYGLNYKVNPGDGAFYGPKIDFHLRDSLERTWQCGTIQLDMQMPEKFDLTYTGEDGQKHRPIMIHRALYGSIERFIGILIEHYAGSFPVWLAPKQVRVLPITERNVAYAEKLRQRLAAESIRVYLDERNEKIGYKIRDAQMQKVPYMLIVGDKEEENGTVSVRERKKGDIGQQNIEEFITEIKKQIAERT
- a CDS encoding ABC transporter substrate-binding protein, which gives rise to MAIGKGKIFVGVLGVIVAGGIIYGANFAAKPISGSEGEKGAAVDEKLFPIKTWSRTNCEATPWVIADKKGFLKEEGLRIVYTGDTQTNQRIPSVLNGDNDVGTSHPNGIAVAIAGGAKIKGTYPLGIDPAPELDPKLRHMNWYVNPKEHPDIKNFKDLLKLDGKLKFVTSTRNTCTDFLTNKIADANGVPRDKIEFVTMPDVQTVQALKQGLITVGAVHPPYYKSMEQAGMVKIADSLDAKLGTAGGMGFYYFNTEFINKNRDVIKRFGRAMTKAQKYANEHPEEARKLTEEWIKVPVSATHYYGGRVEFDDKDVEPWLEELRRNKVIPQDFKVSDVAEHVFQ